In a genomic window of Rhinopithecus roxellana isolate Shanxi Qingling chromosome 2, ASM756505v1, whole genome shotgun sequence:
- the CLGN gene encoding calmegin isoform X2 — protein MRFQVFWLCLGLLFISINAEFMDDDVEMENFEENSEEIDVNEGELSSEIKYKTPQPIGEVYFAETFDSGRLAGWVLSKAKKDDMDEEISIYDGRWEIEELKENQVPGDRGLVLKSRAKHHAISAVLAKPFIFADKPLIVQYEVNFQDGIDCGGAYIKLLADTDDLILENFYDRTSYIIMFGPDKCGEDYKLHFIFRHKHPKTGVFEEKHAKPPDVDLKKFFTDRKTHLYTLVMNPDDTFEVLVDQTVVNKGSLLEDVVPPINPPKEIEDPSDKKPEEWDERAKIPDPRAVKPEDWDESEPAQIEDSSAVKPAGWLDDEPKFIHDPNAEKPDDWNEDMDGEWEAPQILNPACRIGCGEWKPPMIDNPKYKGVWRPPLVDNPTYQGIWSPRKIPNPDYFEDDHPFLLTSFSALGLELWSMTADIYFDNFIICSEKEVADHWAADGWRWKIMIANANEPGVLKQLMAAAEGHPWLWLIYLITAGVPIALITSFCWPRKVKKYKDTEYKKTDICIPQTKGVLEQEGKEEKAALEKPMDLEEEKKQSDGEMLEKEEESEPEEKSEEEIEILEGQEERNKSNKSGSEDEMKEADESTGSGDGPMKSVRKRRVRKD, from the exons ATGCGTTTCCAAGTCTTTTGGCTATGTTTGGGTCTTCTGTTCATCTCAATTAATGCAGAATTTATGGATGATGATGTTGAGATGGAAAACTTTGAAGAAAATTCAGAAGAAATTGATGTTAATGAAGGTGAACTTTCCTCAGAG ATTAAATATAAGACACCTCAACCTATAGGAGAAGTATATTTTGCAGAAACTTTTGATAGTGGAAGGTTGGCTGG ATGGGTGTtatcaaaagcaaagaaagatgACATGGATGAGGAGATTTCGATATACGAtg gaAGATGGGAAATTGAAGAGTTGAAAGAAAACCAGGTACCTGGTGACAGAGGACTGGTATTAAAATCTAGAGCAAAGCATCATGCAATATCTGCTGTATTAGCAAAACCCTTCATTTTTGCTGATAAACCCTTGATAGTTCA ATATGAAGTAAATTTTCAAGATGGTATTGATTGTGGAGGTGCATACATTAAACTCCTAGCAGACACTGATGATTTGATTCTG GAAAACTTTTATGATAGAACATCCTATATCATTATGTTTGGACCAGATAAATGCGGAGAAGATTATAAACTTCATTTTATCTTCAGACATAAACATCCCAAAACTGGAGTTTTTGAAGAGAAACATGCCAAACCTCCAGATGTAGACCTTAAAAAGTTCTTTACAGACAGGAAGACTCATCTTTATACCCTTG TGATGAATCCAGATGACACATTTGAGGTGTTAGTTGATCAAACAGTTGTAAATAAAGGAAGCCTCCTAGAGGATGTGGTTCCTCCTATCAACCCCCCCAAAGAAATTGAAGATCCCAGTGACAAAAAACCTGAAGAATGGGATGAAAGAGCAAAAATTCCTGATCCTCGTGCCGTCAAACCAGAAGACTG GGATGAAAGTGAACCTGCCCAAATAGAAGATTCAAGTGCTGTTAAACCTGCTGGCTGGCTTGATGATGAACCAAAATTTATCCATGATCCTAATGCTGAAAAACCTGATGACTG GAATGAAGACATGGATGGAGAATGGGAGGCACCTCAGATTCTTAATCCAGCATGTCGGATTGGGTGTGGTGAGTGGAAACCTCCCATGATAGATAACCCAAAATACAAAGGAGTATGGAGACCTCCACTGGTCGATAATCCTACCTACCAG GGAATCTGGAGTCCTCGAAAAATTCCTAATCCAGATTATTTCGAAGATGATCATCCATTTCTTCTGACTTCTTTTAGTGCTCTTGGTTTAGAGCTTTGGTCTATGACCGCTGATATCTACtttgataattttattatctGTTCGGAAAAGGAAGTAGCAGATCACTGGGCTGCAGATGGTTGGAGATGGAAAATAATGATAGCAAACGCTAATGAG CCTGGTGTATTAAAACAGTTAATGGCAGCTGCGGAAGGGCACCCATGGCTTTGGTTGATTTATCTCATAACAGCAGGAGTGCCAATAGCATTAATTACTTCATTTTGTTGGCCAAGAAAAGTAAAG aaatacaaagataCAGAGTATAAAAAAACCGACATATGTATACCACAAACAAAAGGAGTACTAGagcaagaaggaaaggaagagaaagcagcCCTGGAAAAACCCATGGAcctggaagaggaaaaaaagcaaagtgaTGGTGAAATGCTTGAAAAAG
- the CLGN gene encoding calmegin isoform X1, with product MRFQVFWLCLGLLFISINAEFMDDDVEMENFEENSEEIDVNEGELSSEIKYKTPQPIGEVYFAETFDSGRLAGWVLSKAKKDDMDEEISIYDGRWEIEELKENQVPGDRGLVLKSRAKHHAISAVLAKPFIFADKPLIVQYEVNFQDGIDCGGAYIKLLADTDDLILENFYDRTSYIIMFGPDKCGEDYKLHFIFRHKHPKTGVFEEKHAKPPDVDLKKFFTDRKTHLYTLVMNPDDTFEVLVDQTVVNKGSLLEDVVPPINPPKEIEDPSDKKPEEWDERAKIPDPRAVKPEDWDESEPAQIEDSSAVKPAGWLDDEPKFIHDPNAEKPDDWNEDMDGEWEAPQILNPACRIGCGEWKPPMIDNPKYKGVWRPPLVDNPTYQGIWSPRKIPNPDYFEDDHPFLLTSFSALGLELWSMTADIYFDNFIICSEKEVADHWAADGWRWKIMIANANEPGVLKQLMAAAEGHPWLWLIYLITAGVPIALITSFCWPRKVKKKYKDTEYKKTDICIPQTKGVLEQEGKEEKAALEKPMDLEEEKKQSDGEMLEKEEESEPEEKSEEEIEILEGQEERNKSNKSGSEDEMKEADESTGSGDGPMKSVRKRRVRKD from the exons ATGCGTTTCCAAGTCTTTTGGCTATGTTTGGGTCTTCTGTTCATCTCAATTAATGCAGAATTTATGGATGATGATGTTGAGATGGAAAACTTTGAAGAAAATTCAGAAGAAATTGATGTTAATGAAGGTGAACTTTCCTCAGAG ATTAAATATAAGACACCTCAACCTATAGGAGAAGTATATTTTGCAGAAACTTTTGATAGTGGAAGGTTGGCTGG ATGGGTGTtatcaaaagcaaagaaagatgACATGGATGAGGAGATTTCGATATACGAtg gaAGATGGGAAATTGAAGAGTTGAAAGAAAACCAGGTACCTGGTGACAGAGGACTGGTATTAAAATCTAGAGCAAAGCATCATGCAATATCTGCTGTATTAGCAAAACCCTTCATTTTTGCTGATAAACCCTTGATAGTTCA ATATGAAGTAAATTTTCAAGATGGTATTGATTGTGGAGGTGCATACATTAAACTCCTAGCAGACACTGATGATTTGATTCTG GAAAACTTTTATGATAGAACATCCTATATCATTATGTTTGGACCAGATAAATGCGGAGAAGATTATAAACTTCATTTTATCTTCAGACATAAACATCCCAAAACTGGAGTTTTTGAAGAGAAACATGCCAAACCTCCAGATGTAGACCTTAAAAAGTTCTTTACAGACAGGAAGACTCATCTTTATACCCTTG TGATGAATCCAGATGACACATTTGAGGTGTTAGTTGATCAAACAGTTGTAAATAAAGGAAGCCTCCTAGAGGATGTGGTTCCTCCTATCAACCCCCCCAAAGAAATTGAAGATCCCAGTGACAAAAAACCTGAAGAATGGGATGAAAGAGCAAAAATTCCTGATCCTCGTGCCGTCAAACCAGAAGACTG GGATGAAAGTGAACCTGCCCAAATAGAAGATTCAAGTGCTGTTAAACCTGCTGGCTGGCTTGATGATGAACCAAAATTTATCCATGATCCTAATGCTGAAAAACCTGATGACTG GAATGAAGACATGGATGGAGAATGGGAGGCACCTCAGATTCTTAATCCAGCATGTCGGATTGGGTGTGGTGAGTGGAAACCTCCCATGATAGATAACCCAAAATACAAAGGAGTATGGAGACCTCCACTGGTCGATAATCCTACCTACCAG GGAATCTGGAGTCCTCGAAAAATTCCTAATCCAGATTATTTCGAAGATGATCATCCATTTCTTCTGACTTCTTTTAGTGCTCTTGGTTTAGAGCTTTGGTCTATGACCGCTGATATCTACtttgataattttattatctGTTCGGAAAAGGAAGTAGCAGATCACTGGGCTGCAGATGGTTGGAGATGGAAAATAATGATAGCAAACGCTAATGAG CCTGGTGTATTAAAACAGTTAATGGCAGCTGCGGAAGGGCACCCATGGCTTTGGTTGATTTATCTCATAACAGCAGGAGTGCCAATAGCATTAATTACTTCATTTTGTTGGCCAAGAAAAGTAAAG aagaaatacaaagataCAGAGTATAAAAAAACCGACATATGTATACCACAAACAAAAGGAGTACTAGagcaagaaggaaaggaagagaaagcagcCCTGGAAAAACCCATGGAcctggaagaggaaaaaaagcaaagtgaTGGTGAAATGCTTGAAAAAG